The following coding sequences lie in one Gemmatimonadota bacterium genomic window:
- a CDS encoding sigma-70 family RNA polymerase sigma factor, with protein sequence MSDDVTHLIHEWRAGDPAALDRLVPLVYAELKGLADQRLRRERPDHTFQPTALVHEAYARLVDAKIDYVDRAHFFAVIARTMRSILVDHARARSRQKRGGGAVAMTLDEQLAAVDQRPEEFLALDEALERLAEQDPRKARVVELHYFGGLNYEEVAAALELSTVTVFRDLRFAKAWLADELGPDTVLDDTPPPAAGSSIPPEPDGFRAP encoded by the coding sequence ATGTCCGACGACGTCACGCATCTGATCCACGAGTGGAGGGCGGGGGACCCGGCGGCTCTGGATCGACTCGTCCCCCTGGTCTATGCGGAGTTGAAGGGCCTCGCCGACCAGCGACTGCGCCGTGAGCGCCCCGACCACACCTTCCAGCCGACGGCCCTGGTCCACGAAGCCTACGCGCGCTTGGTGGACGCGAAGATCGACTATGTCGATCGCGCCCACTTCTTCGCGGTGATCGCCCGCACGATGCGCTCGATCCTGGTGGACCACGCTCGAGCGCGCTCGCGACAGAAGCGAGGTGGGGGCGCGGTGGCGATGACCCTCGACGAGCAGCTTGCCGCGGTGGACCAGCGGCCCGAGGAGTTTCTGGCGCTCGACGAGGCGCTGGAACGACTCGCCGAGCAGGATCCACGCAAGGCCCGGGTCGTGGAGCTGCACTACTTCGGGGGCCTCAACTACGAGGAGGTAGCCGCCGCGCTGGAGCTCTCCACGGTGACCGTGTTCCGGGACCTCCGCTTCGCAAAGGCCTGGCTCGCCGACGAGTTGGGACCCGACACCGTGCTGGACGACACCCCCCCGCCCGCGGCCGGCAGCAGCATTCCCCCAGAACCCGATGGGTTCCGGGCTCCGTGA
- a CDS encoding amidohydrolase family protein: MRLRFSATALVVLVCPLASCASEAPAPDLAIENVTVIDAVGGVREGRTVVVDDGRILQVTEAGAATGATEVVDGTGRYLIPGLWDFHVHLTYDDRFTEAMPGLFLSYGITSIRDTGGILERVLPVVERLRAEGATAPRVFFAGPLLDGEHVVYDGVNRPPLGIANPDVETARANVARLAEAGVDFVKIYEMVTPAVFDALVQEAEARGLPRDGHVPLSLLARDVGPRVNSLEHLRNIEMDCAAPADSLLSERRRLLSAHQDGPGADLRARLHEEQRLPSVAAYDEERCLDVMDAMKATIQVPTLRLNAMGLVPPYERADWADALGRAPSDVAEDWGAAGERQRAAGPARETTYGEFSLHLVRAMFERGVPIGAGTDTPIGFSVPGYSLHNELDMLVRAGLPPIEALRAATVRPAEFFGLQDEMGTVEQGRLADLVLLSANPLEDITNTRRVEAVVTKGQLLTRTELEALVR, translated from the coding sequence ATGCGTCTGCGCTTCTCCGCCACGGCCCTGGTTGTGCTGGTCTGCCCGCTCGCTTCCTGCGCTTCGGAGGCGCCAGCTCCCGATCTGGCCATCGAGAACGTCACGGTCATCGATGCGGTCGGTGGCGTGCGCGAGGGACGCACGGTGGTGGTCGACGATGGGCGGATCCTTCAGGTCACGGAGGCCGGAGCGGCCACCGGCGCCACCGAGGTGGTCGACGGCACCGGTCGCTACCTCATCCCGGGCCTGTGGGACTTCCATGTGCACCTCACCTACGACGATCGCTTCACGGAAGCGATGCCCGGTCTGTTCCTCAGCTACGGCATCACCAGCATCCGCGACACCGGTGGCATCCTCGAACGGGTGCTACCTGTGGTTGAACGGCTGCGGGCCGAGGGTGCGACCGCTCCGCGCGTCTTCTTCGCAGGGCCGCTCCTGGACGGAGAGCACGTCGTGTACGACGGTGTCAACCGGCCTCCGTTGGGCATCGCCAATCCGGATGTGGAGACGGCCCGCGCCAATGTGGCGCGCCTTGCCGAGGCGGGAGTCGACTTCGTCAAGATCTACGAGATGGTCACGCCCGCAGTGTTCGATGCACTGGTGCAGGAGGCAGAGGCGCGGGGACTACCCCGAGACGGCCACGTGCCGCTGTCTCTGCTGGCCCGGGACGTAGGACCTCGCGTCAACTCGCTCGAACATCTTCGCAACATCGAGATGGACTGCGCCGCTCCCGCAGACTCGCTCCTGTCCGAGCGGCGTCGTCTCCTCTCGGCGCACCAGGATGGGCCGGGCGCGGACCTCCGTGCCCGATTGCACGAGGAGCAGCGTCTGCCCTCCGTGGCAGCGTACGACGAAGAGCGGTGTCTGGACGTCATGGATGCGATGAAGGCCACCATCCAGGTACCGACCCTGCGCCTCAACGCCATGGGGCTGGTTCCTCCATACGAGCGTGCGGACTGGGCCGACGCGCTCGGGCGGGCGCCGTCCGACGTAGCGGAGGACTGGGGTGCGGCCGGGGAACGGCAACGGGCCGCCGGACCCGCGCGCGAGACCACCTACGGCGAGTTCAGCCTCCACCTGGTCCGAGCGATGTTCGAACGAGGCGTACCGATCGGCGCGGGCACCGACACGCCGATCGGGTTCTCCGTGCCCGGCTACAGCCTGCACAACGAGCTGGACATGTTGGTGCGAGCGGGACTGCCACCGATCGAGGCGCTGCGTGCCGCCACCGTACGACCCGCCGAGTTCTTCGGCCTCCAGGACGAGATGGGGACGGTGGAGCAGGGGCGCCTGGCCGATCTGGTGCTGCTTTCGGCCAACCCGCTCGAGGACATCACCAACACCCGGCGGGTGGAGGCGGTGGTGACCAAGGGGCAGTTGCTCACGCGAACCGAGCTGGAGGCGCTGGTGCGTTGA
- a CDS encoding M28 family peptidase yields MTTLKLAVAVGTASACFVPTGVLAQAPASFGHPPHLERAFQAGISPDSIGERIRALTERPTFPGSPYSEVVAERTLDLFQAWGFDAHIERFVIPFPRAVERRVDLLGPAPFAAALHEPPLPGDPYSAQQDQHLETYFIYGPDGDVTAPVVYANFGLREDYDTLERLGVSVVGRIVLVRAGRMWRGGKVQLASERGAAAVLVFSDPRESGFFDAVPYPEGPGRTPDGVERGSILYGKYPGDPLTPFRPAVPGADRLSIDSADNTVARIPALPLSAADAEPFLAALDGPVVPPEWRGALPLTYRTGPSRSDAHLRVRYEWRDIEIRDVIATLPGSTWPDEWVVRGNHHDGWVYGAQDPHSGHAALLEEARMLGRLYQEGWRPKRTIVFASWDAEEQGVIGSTEWVEAHASHLAANAVAYLNTDVLGPGILGASGSSAWADFATEVAATVTDPASGLSLLERARLAGVESMLGGGAGNSVAYDADAERLRMLPPGYGSDHHSFVSHAGVATLNFGFSGGFSLGAYHTIYDNHAWYSRFGDPGFEYGAAAARLNGVALMRLADAELLPVRFTPLAVALREEVDGARRIYERLRARHEVARSPLGRSAVEAGVRLPVSATRSVPPLDFGMLERALTAVGVAAERYDATRARGSGPAGQERIARANAAVRQVERAFLRPGGLPGRPHYGNEFYSPGRLWDTVPVPALGDAMLDGDWTAATAQLPRVAETLTAIAEAIDQATAALGASR; encoded by the coding sequence GTGACGACGCTGAAGCTCGCCGTCGCGGTAGGCACCGCGAGTGCCTGCTTCGTTCCGACCGGTGTCCTGGCCCAGGCTCCCGCGTCGTTCGGTCATCCGCCGCACCTGGAGCGGGCGTTCCAGGCGGGCATCTCTCCCGACTCGATCGGGGAGCGCATCCGCGCGCTCACCGAACGACCCACCTTCCCCGGCTCGCCGTATTCCGAGGTGGTGGCCGAGCGAACGCTCGACCTCTTTCAGGCATGGGGGTTCGACGCCCACATCGAACGCTTCGTCATCCCGTTTCCGCGTGCGGTGGAACGAAGGGTGGATCTGCTGGGACCCGCTCCCTTCGCGGCCGCGTTGCACGAGCCCCCACTGCCCGGGGATCCCTACTCCGCGCAGCAGGACCAGCATCTGGAGACCTACTTCATCTACGGGCCCGACGGCGACGTTACCGCGCCGGTGGTGTACGCCAACTTCGGGCTGCGGGAGGATTACGACACTCTCGAGCGCCTTGGCGTCTCAGTGGTGGGCCGCATCGTGCTGGTGCGAGCCGGTCGAATGTGGCGTGGGGGCAAGGTGCAGCTGGCCAGTGAGCGCGGAGCTGCCGCCGTCCTCGTCTTCTCCGATCCCAGGGAGTCGGGATTCTTCGACGCGGTGCCCTACCCGGAAGGGCCTGGACGCACGCCCGACGGAGTCGAGCGGGGCAGCATCCTCTACGGAAAGTATCCGGGGGACCCCCTCACTCCGTTCCGACCCGCGGTGCCGGGCGCCGACCGCTTGTCCATCGACTCGGCCGACAACACCGTCGCTCGCATTCCCGCGCTTCCGCTCTCCGCGGCCGACGCCGAGCCCTTCCTGGCGGCCCTGGACGGTCCTGTGGTGCCGCCCGAGTGGCGCGGGGCTCTACCCCTCACCTACCGGACCGGCCCCTCCCGCTCCGACGCCCATCTGCGTGTCCGCTACGAATGGCGCGACATCGAGATCCGGGATGTGATCGCGACCCTTCCCGGCTCGACCTGGCCCGATGAGTGGGTCGTGCGCGGCAACCATCATGATGGGTGGGTCTACGGTGCCCAGGATCCGCACTCCGGGCATGCAGCGCTGCTAGAGGAAGCGCGCATGTTGGGTCGCCTGTACCAGGAGGGATGGCGCCCCAAGCGCACGATCGTGTTCGCTTCCTGGGACGCAGAGGAGCAGGGTGTGATCGGGTCCACCGAGTGGGTGGAGGCCCACGCCTCCCACCTCGCCGCCAACGCGGTCGCGTATCTGAACACGGACGTGCTGGGGCCGGGGATCCTGGGAGCGTCGGGGTCGTCCGCCTGGGCGGACTTCGCGACGGAGGTGGCGGCCACCGTGACGGATCCGGCTTCCGGCCTCTCCCTGCTCGAACGGGCGCGCCTGGCCGGAGTGGAGTCGATGCTCGGGGGCGGGGCGGGCAACTCGGTCGCCTACGATGCCGACGCCGAGCGGCTGCGCATGCTGCCCCCGGGCTACGGATCCGATCACCACTCGTTCGTCAGTCACGCCGGGGTGGCCACGCTCAACTTCGGCTTCAGTGGCGGCTTCAGCCTGGGCGCCTACCACACCATCTACGACAACCACGCCTGGTACAGCCGCTTCGGAGATCCGGGCTTCGAGTACGGCGCGGCGGCGGCCCGACTGAACGGGGTGGCCCTGATGCGCTTGGCGGACGCGGAGCTCCTCCCGGTTCGCTTCACTCCGCTGGCCGTCGCGCTCCGCGAGGAGGTCGACGGGGCCCGGCGAATCTACGAGCGGCTACGGGCACGCCATGAAGTCGCGCGCAGTCCGCTCGGACGATCGGCGGTGGAAGCGGGCGTGAGGTTGCCCGTCTCCGCCACTCGTTCCGTTCCGCCGCTGGACTTCGGTATGCTGGAGCGCGCCCTCACCGCGGTGGGGGTGGCGGCCGAGCGCTACGACGCCACGCGCGCGAGGGGAAGCGGGCCGGCGGGTCAGGAGCGGATCGCCCGTGCCAACGCGGCCGTGCGCCAGGTCGAACGAGCGTTCCTGCGGCCGGGCGGCCTTCCGGGGCGGCCGCACTACGGCAACGAGTTCTATTCGCCGGGTCGGCTCTGGGATACGGTACCGGTGCCGGCTCTCGGGGACGCCATGCTGGACGGCGACTGGACGGCGGCCACCGCCCAGCTGCCCCGGGTCGCGGAGACGTTGACGGCCATCGCCGAAGCGATCGATCAGGCGACGGCGGCATTGGGCGCGTCGCGCTAG
- a CDS encoding alpha/beta hydrolase → MGPHAGNDEHLPFAVEIRGEGDPLVLVHGSASDARTWRSQRQPFAERFRVITYSRRYHWPNPSVPAGSVYSMAEQVADLEAVLATQVDGPAHLVGHSYGAVLCLLAALRRPDRVRTLVLEEPPAFTLFVSDPPKPLEVLRLLVTRPRTGVALARFGAGGLAPAVRALERGEIDRGIRTFGDTVFGAGGYERLSAAQKQQVSDNRDTTVAELLGPGFLPIPPEQLQTLAVPTLLMGGSDSIPLLSRILDRLQGLLPDVTRQTFTGANHLVHEDKAADYNEAVLSFLAARG, encoded by the coding sequence ATGGGACCGCATGCGGGCAACGACGAGCACCTGCCCTTCGCCGTCGAGATTCGAGGGGAGGGCGACCCGCTCGTGCTGGTCCATGGGTCCGCCAGCGATGCACGCACCTGGCGGTCTCAGCGGCAGCCCTTCGCCGAGCGCTTCCGCGTCATCACCTACTCGCGACGCTACCACTGGCCCAACCCATCCGTCCCCGCAGGGTCCGTCTATTCGATGGCAGAGCAGGTCGCAGACCTGGAGGCGGTGCTGGCGACGCAGGTGGACGGTCCGGCCCATCTGGTCGGCCACTCCTATGGCGCTGTGCTCTGCCTGCTCGCGGCCCTACGCCGCCCCGACCGCGTGCGCACGCTGGTCCTGGAGGAGCCTCCGGCCTTCACTCTGTTCGTGAGCGATCCGCCGAAGCCGCTCGAAGTGCTGCGGCTGCTGGTCACGCGTCCCCGCACGGGCGTGGCCCTGGCGCGGTTCGGAGCGGGCGGGTTGGCACCCGCGGTGCGCGCTCTCGAGCGGGGTGAGATCGATCGAGGGATCCGGACCTTCGGGGACACCGTGTTCGGGGCCGGAGGATACGAGCGTCTGTCGGCGGCTCAAAAGCAGCAGGTGTCCGACAACCGCGACACGACAGTGGCGGAGCTGTTGGGACCCGGCTTCCTGCCCATCCCCCCGGAGCAGCTCCAGACGCTCGCGGTTCCGACGCTACTCATGGGCGGCAGCGACAGCATCCCCCTGCTGAGCCGGATCCTGGATCGCCTGCAGGGACTCCTGCCTGACGTGACTCGGCAAACCTTCACGGGTGCGAACCATCTCGTGCACGAGGACAAGGCCGCTGACTACAACGAGGCGGTCCTCTCCTTCCTGGCAGCGCGCGGCTAA
- a CDS encoding DEAD/DEAH box helicase produces the protein MFKTFELHPTLLRGVGDLGFVRPTPIQSAALPPALEGRDLLACAATGSGKTAAFLLPVLHHLVERPRGTTRALVLAPTRELALQILDDLRGLARHTGIRADAIHGGVGMGRQATAFRKGSDVLIATPGRLLDHFQHDYAALTGLELLVLDEADRMLDMGFLPDIRRVLAHIPTPRQTLFFSATMPPPIEALTRTILRSPVRIALQRKAAPAAGVTQAAYPVAADLKSELLTELLKQGRMDDALVFTRTKHRADRVARLLNRNGITAERIHGNRSQAQRTRALAGFKAREFQVLVATDIAARGIDVEALGHVVNFDVPTVPEDYIHRVGRTARAELTGEAFTLVAPEEESDLRRIEKAVGKALPRLQLEGFRYDAKADAPLEIPLGERVAVIRARKAEDKARAAKKRARSTNKVRATEKPARSTRAAQRGSGAAAVPGSDNGTRPRRRRPRRRAR, from the coding sequence TTGTTCAAGACATTCGAGCTGCACCCGACCCTTCTGAGAGGTGTCGGTGACCTGGGCTTCGTACGCCCGACTCCCATCCAGTCCGCGGCCCTGCCCCCGGCCCTGGAGGGACGTGACCTCCTGGCCTGCGCGGCCACGGGCAGCGGGAAGACCGCCGCCTTTCTCCTTCCCGTGCTCCATCACCTGGTGGAGAGGCCGCGCGGTACGACGCGCGCGCTGGTGCTGGCGCCCACGCGGGAGCTGGCGCTTCAGATCCTCGACGACCTGCGGGGTCTGGCCCGCCATACCGGCATTCGTGCAGACGCCATCCACGGCGGCGTCGGCATGGGCCGCCAGGCGACGGCCTTCCGCAAGGGCTCCGACGTCCTCATCGCGACGCCTGGCCGTCTCCTCGACCACTTCCAGCACGACTACGCCGCACTGACCGGCCTCGAGCTGCTGGTGCTCGACGAAGCCGACCGCATGTTGGACATGGGGTTCTTGCCCGACATCCGTCGAGTGCTCGCTCACATCCCCACGCCGCGGCAGACGTTGTTCTTCAGCGCGACCATGCCGCCTCCGATCGAGGCGCTCACGCGCACGATCCTGCGGAGTCCGGTTCGGATCGCGCTGCAGCGGAAGGCTGCACCTGCTGCCGGCGTCACACAGGCCGCCTACCCCGTTGCCGCCGACCTGAAGAGCGAGCTTCTGACCGAGCTCCTCAAGCAGGGCAGAATGGACGACGCCCTCGTCTTCACCCGCACCAAGCACCGCGCGGACCGTGTGGCCCGGCTGCTGAACCGCAATGGCATCACCGCGGAGCGCATCCACGGCAACCGCTCCCAGGCGCAGCGCACACGTGCGCTCGCGGGGTTCAAGGCCCGGGAGTTCCAGGTCCTGGTCGCGACCGACATCGCTGCCCGCGGCATCGACGTCGAGGCACTGGGGCACGTGGTGAACTTCGACGTGCCCACGGTCCCTGAGGACTACATCCATCGGGTCGGCCGCACGGCACGCGCCGAGTTGACCGGCGAGGCCTTTACGCTGGTCGCGCCCGAGGAAGAGTCCGATCTGCGTCGCATCGAGAAGGCGGTGGGGAAGGCGCTACCGCGACTGCAGTTGGAGGGATTCCGCTACGATGCCAAGGCCGATGCCCCACTCGAGATCCCTTTGGGGGAACGCGTGGCCGTGATCCGTGCGAGGAAGGCCGAGGACAAGGCGCGCGCGGCGAAGAAGCGGGCTCGTTCCACGAACAAGGTGCGCGCGACGGAGAAGCCGGCTCGCTCCACGCGTGCAGCGCAGCGGGGCTCGGGGGCGGCGGCCGTTCCCGGTTCCGACAACGGCACCCGCCCGCGGCGGCGGCGTCCGAGGCGCAGGGCGCGGTAG
- a CDS encoding tetratricopeptide repeat protein: MTDARWLRLEALFNEIVELPPEGRSGALDARCGGDVALRRDLERLLDAHGRDDSGVRGVVDRAFGDDPTDPGGADVVAGPYTLVRRLGEGGMGAVWLARRSDDVHAAEVAVKLLKRAALDNETAQRFRTERRILAELNHPGIARLLDGGTTDAGVPYFVMEYVQGRPIDEYCAAEGLSPRAILELFRRVCDAVAFAHGRLVVHRDLKPGNILVTRGGEPKLLDFGIAKLLDTESAGMDVGVTRTGFRPMTPRYASPEQVRGETVSTSTDVYALGVLLYELLTGGSPYPDPGKANRSLEDAILGHTPTAPSVALATTLSATASGRERDIAARMLRGDLDTIVLKALQKDPHRRYASVEQLSEDLGRHLSGLPVRARPDTFAYRAGKFVRRNRGAVLSGALSFVVISALALASAWQSVLLARERDTLRVERDRATAVSSFLVDVFEAADPNEAQGLDITARTILSNGKARAREDLADDPSVQSAVLEAIGSVYAKLGDYDSADTLWTAAVEETRRLFGETSLEYATALLDLGGLRALQARFDEAEPALRTALQIRTERLGPDDEATAAVWNALGAQYALRSDPTQAERHLLEALRIFHDAHGDGDPTTLGVLSSLSVLYGMMGRREDAIETSRRVLAGQRSLRVGDHTLLAQAIANLGFALSGAGRNEEAVEFIAEALQMYERLLPPGHPDILKVRNNLAVSYRRLGRFDEAESLLRDVVAVLRTQSEPYILGRTLGNLGTAVLQGGHPAQAEPTLIEALTILRGLVGPDHPLLAPVLIDLANARRELGRFGESEAGFLEGRRILAGGGGAPDVTATLLRDYASLLLDLGRSSEAAGLVAQAEPLFATSLPSDHPERLSFDLVHARALAAEGRVDEARALLEPLASRAGPTPVVEQARRLLREGASGGV; encoded by the coding sequence ATGACCGACGCACGCTGGCTTCGTCTGGAGGCCCTGTTCAACGAGATCGTCGAGCTGCCCCCCGAAGGGCGCTCGGGCGCCCTCGACGCCCGCTGTGGGGGAGACGTCGCGCTGCGCCGTGATCTCGAGCGGCTCCTGGACGCCCACGGGCGCGACGACTCCGGTGTGCGCGGCGTCGTGGATCGGGCCTTTGGGGACGATCCGACCGATCCTGGCGGCGCCGATGTGGTGGCGGGCCCGTATACCCTGGTGCGGCGGCTTGGAGAAGGGGGCATGGGTGCGGTGTGGCTGGCCCGGCGGTCCGACGACGTCCACGCGGCCGAGGTGGCGGTCAAGCTGCTGAAGAGAGCTGCCCTCGACAACGAGACCGCACAGCGCTTCCGCACGGAGCGGCGCATCCTGGCCGAGCTGAACCATCCGGGCATCGCCCGGCTGCTCGATGGGGGCACCACGGACGCCGGAGTGCCCTACTTCGTGATGGAGTACGTGCAGGGCCGGCCCATCGACGAGTACTGCGCGGCCGAGGGCCTGTCTCCGCGGGCGATCCTCGAGCTCTTTCGCAGGGTGTGCGACGCTGTGGCCTTCGCGCACGGCCGCTTGGTGGTGCATCGCGACCTCAAGCCGGGCAACATCCTGGTCACCCGGGGTGGAGAGCCCAAGCTGCTCGACTTCGGGATCGCCAAGCTGCTGGACACGGAATCGGCGGGGATGGATGTCGGAGTGACGCGCACCGGCTTCCGCCCCATGACGCCGCGCTATGCCAGCCCCGAGCAAGTCCGCGGCGAGACGGTCTCCACCTCCACGGACGTCTATGCGCTCGGTGTGCTGCTCTACGAGCTCCTGACCGGCGGCTCCCCCTATCCTGACCCGGGGAAGGCGAACCGCTCGCTCGAAGACGCGATCCTGGGTCACACGCCCACGGCGCCAAGCGTGGCGCTGGCGACGACGTTGAGCGCCACGGCATCCGGTCGGGAGCGCGACATCGCCGCGCGGATGCTGCGGGGCGATCTGGACACCATCGTCCTGAAGGCCCTGCAGAAGGACCCCCATCGACGCTACGCGAGCGTCGAGCAGTTGTCGGAGGATCTGGGGCGACACCTGTCGGGCCTGCCGGTGCGGGCTCGCCCGGACACGTTCGCGTATCGCGCCGGCAAGTTCGTACGCCGCAATCGTGGGGCGGTGCTGTCGGGTGCCCTCTCCTTCGTCGTCATCAGCGCGCTGGCCCTGGCGAGCGCCTGGCAGTCGGTGCTGCTGGCTCGGGAACGGGACACCCTGCGCGTCGAGCGTGACCGAGCGACGGCGGTGTCCAGTTTTCTCGTGGACGTGTTCGAGGCGGCGGACCCCAACGAGGCCCAGGGCCTGGACATCACCGCGCGCACCATCCTGTCCAATGGGAAGGCACGGGCCCGCGAGGACCTCGCCGATGACCCGTCTGTGCAATCAGCGGTCCTGGAGGCGATCGGATCGGTGTATGCAAAGCTCGGTGACTATGATTCGGCGGATACGTTGTGGACGGCTGCCGTGGAAGAGACCCGCAGGCTCTTCGGAGAGACCAGTCTCGAATACGCCACGGCGCTCCTCGATCTCGGTGGATTGCGCGCGCTGCAGGCACGCTTCGACGAGGCGGAGCCGGCGCTGCGCACTGCCCTCCAGATCCGCACGGAGCGTCTGGGTCCGGACGACGAAGCCACGGCTGCGGTCTGGAATGCGTTGGGGGCCCAGTATGCGCTGCGTAGCGACCCGACCCAGGCCGAGCGCCATCTGCTCGAAGCGCTCCGGATCTTTCACGACGCCCACGGAGACGGAGACCCGACCACGTTGGGTGTCCTCAGCTCCCTGTCCGTTCTCTACGGGATGATGGGGCGGAGAGAGGACGCCATCGAGACGAGTCGACGCGTGCTGGCGGGGCAGCGGTCCCTGCGCGTGGGTGACCACACCCTGTTGGCCCAGGCCATCGCCAACCTGGGCTTTGCCTTGTCCGGTGCCGGCCGCAACGAGGAGGCGGTGGAGTTCATCGCCGAAGCGTTGCAGATGTACGAACGGCTCCTGCCGCCCGGTCATCCGGATATCCTGAAGGTGCGCAACAATCTGGCGGTGTCGTACCGCCGCTTGGGGCGCTTCGACGAGGCGGAGTCACTGCTGCGGGACGTCGTCGCGGTGCTGCGCACGCAGAGTGAGCCCTACATCCTGGGCCGCACGTTGGGGAACCTGGGAACGGCGGTGTTGCAGGGAGGGCACCCCGCCCAGGCAGAGCCCACGCTGATCGAGGCGCTGACCATCCTGCGGGGGCTCGTGGGCCCCGACCATCCGCTCCTCGCGCCCGTCCTGATCGATCTGGCGAACGCTCGGCGTGAGCTCGGCCGCTTCGGCGAGTCGGAGGCCGGCTTCCTGGAGGGCCGGCGCATCCTGGCGGGCGGCGGTGGCGCACCCGATGTGACGGCGACCCTCCTGCGCGACTACGCGAGCCTGCTCCTGGACTTGGGCCGCTCGTCCGAGGCGGCGGGCCTGGTTGCCCAAGCGGAGCCCCTCTTCGCGACCTCCCTGCCGTCGGACCACCCGGAGCGCCTGAGCTTCGACCTCGTGCACGCCCGCGCCTTGGCGGCGGAGGGAAGGGTGGACGAGGCGCGAGCTCTGTTGGAGCCGCTCGCCTCCCGCGCTGGTCCCACCCCCGTGGTCGAGCAGGCCCGTCGACTCCTGCGCGAGGGCGCTTCCGGGGGCGTTTGA
- a CDS encoding tryptophanase, which yields MKTIIEPFRIKSVEPIRMTTREERLADLEAAGHNVFMLHSRDVLIDLLTDSGTSAMSAEQWGAMMRGDEAYAGSPSYFRFRDRVRDIFGFEQVIPTHQGRAAERILFSTVCRPGHVVPNNTHFDTTRANIEATGARAVDLPTPEGLVPAEPHPFKGNLDVARLEALIDEVGSERIPLCMLTVTNNTGGGQPVSMANIRQVSQICRRHGIPLYLDACRFAENAYLIKLREDGYQNSAVIDIAREMFSYADGCTMSAKKDGLANIGGFLATNDARLAERERDLLILTEGFPTYGGLAGRDLEAIAVGLEEVLHEDYLAYRLASVRYLGEHLSELGVPIMQPPGGHAVYVDAAAFLPHVPPLQLPGQSFVAELFIEGGIRAVEVGTVMFGHRDPATGEEHPAAMELVRLALPRRVYTQSHVDYIVEVIAEVWKRRGSIGGFRFVHQAAALRHFTARFEPLYALRRA from the coding sequence ATGAAGACGATCATCGAGCCATTCCGCATCAAGTCGGTCGAACCCATTCGCATGACCACGCGCGAGGAGCGGCTCGCCGATCTGGAGGCAGCCGGGCACAACGTCTTCATGCTCCACTCTCGGGACGTGCTCATCGACCTTCTGACCGACAGCGGCACCTCGGCGATGAGTGCCGAGCAGTGGGGGGCGATGATGCGGGGCGATGAGGCCTATGCCGGGAGCCCGTCCTATTTCCGCTTCCGCGACCGCGTGCGCGATATCTTCGGCTTCGAGCAGGTGATTCCCACACACCAGGGGCGGGCCGCCGAGCGCATCTTGTTCTCCACCGTCTGTCGCCCTGGGCACGTGGTGCCCAATAACACCCACTTCGACACCACGCGGGCCAATATCGAGGCCACGGGCGCCCGAGCGGTGGATCTTCCGACCCCCGAAGGACTGGTTCCCGCAGAGCCGCACCCGTTCAAGGGTAACCTGGACGTCGCGCGCCTGGAGGCGCTGATCGACGAAGTAGGCTCGGAGCGCATCCCGCTGTGCATGCTCACCGTCACCAACAACACAGGCGGGGGCCAACCCGTCTCCATGGCCAACATCCGCCAGGTGTCCCAGATCTGCCGGCGCCACGGCATTCCCCTCTACCTCGATGCCTGCCGCTTCGCGGAGAACGCCTACCTGATCAAGCTCCGCGAAGACGGCTACCAGAACAGCGCCGTCATCGACATCGCGCGCGAGATGTTCTCGTACGCGGACGGGTGCACGATGTCCGCGAAGAAGGACGGATTGGCCAACATCGGCGGCTTCCTGGCCACCAACGACGCGCGCCTGGCCGAACGGGAGCGGGATCTTCTGATCCTCACCGAGGGCTTCCCCACCTACGGGGGCCTGGCCGGACGCGACCTGGAAGCCATCGCCGTGGGGTTGGAAGAGGTGCTGCACGAAGACTACCTCGCCTACCGACTGGCGTCGGTGCGCTACCTGGGCGAACACCTGTCCGAGTTGGGCGTCCCGATCATGCAGCCCCCCGGAGGCCACGCCGTCTACGTGGACGCCGCCGCGTTCCTTCCGCACGTGCCGCCGCTGCAATTGCCGGGACAATCGTTCGTGGCGGAGCTCTTCATCGAAGGGGGCATCCGCGCCGTGGAGGTGGGCACCGTGATGTTCGGCCACCGCGACCCTGCTACCGGGGAGGAGCACCCGGCCGCCATGGAGCTGGTGCGATTGGCCCTACCGCGGCGCGTCTACACACAGAGTCACGTCGACTACATCGTCGAGGTCATCGCGGAAGTGTGGAAGCGGCGCGGCTCCATCGGCGGCTTTCGCTTCGTGCACCAGGCCGCGGCGCTTCGGCACTTCACGGCTCGCTTCGAGCCGCTGTACGCGTTGCGCCGGGCCTAG